The Nicotiana tomentosiformis chromosome 2, ASM39032v3, whole genome shotgun sequence genome includes the window aatatttctggctagaaatgcattgtagaaaagttaccaactttatcttctagcttatactattcaaagattagtacagttgaagcacactctatcataAACCAAAaatttactgattcaaatacttttgtgctttggcatggccgtttgggccatcttGGATCAATAAtaatgagacgaattactgaaaattcaagtgggcatccattaaagaacctgaagattcttacaaatgatgcttgttatcaaggcaaaatgatcactagaccatcaccaatgaaggttggcattgagtcccctgcctttttagaacgtatacatggggatgtatgtggacctattcacccaccaagtgggctgtttagatattttatggacCTAATAGATgtatcttcaagatggtctcatgtgtgcctactatcatctcacaacctggcgtttgcaaagttattagcccaaataattcgattaagggcacaattcccagattatcctataaaggctattcgccttgataatgctggagaattctcatctcaagcttttgataattactgtctatcagttggaataaaagttgaacatcatgtagcttatgttcatactcaaaatggccttgcagattcatttattaaataactgcaattgatagcaagaccactacttatgaaaacaaaattgcccactactattTGGgcccatgctatcttgcacgcaacatcacttatccgtctcagatcaacacattataataaatattctctgtcacaattagtttttggtcatgaaccaaatattgcccatctacgaatttttggatgtgttgcatatgtgccagtagcaccaccataGCGCAGTAAGATGGCCCCCCAAAGatggttaggaatatatattgggtttgaatcaccctctattattctctatcttgaaccattgacgggagatttatttactgctcgatttgcaaaTTGTcgatttgagaaataaattttctacaattagggggagagaaaaaagaaatcaaaagagaaattatgtgaaaagtttcatcattatctcactttgatccacatacccatatatgtaatcaggaggtccagaagatcatccatttatagaatatagcaaatcaaatgccagacgcatttactgatttgctagacctttgggttctaaggatcgaaatcctagaagaagaaaatcgacaaatgatcaaaatgatattatgaagggatctcgtgaagagacccaagatctgattagttgtGAAATTCCTGAAAAAATCAATGAACTTGAGACTCAAGTGCGTGAGAAACTTTTAATAAGTTATACTGGTGATGGAATTAATTTAAagcgatctgaaatagtggtggataatatttttgcataaaatgttgcacttaacattatgcaagatagtgagaatcttgaaccccgatctgtcgaagaatgtcgacaaagatctgattggatgttaagagtcaattcaatcggaattgaagtcacttgctaaaagagaggtctttggaccagtagtccaaacacctgctggtataaagccagttggtcataaataagtttttgtgcgaaaaaagaatgataaaaatgaagttgaaaaatacaaggctcgccttgttgcacaaggattctcataACGACCTgaagtcgattatgaagaaacatatttaccagttatggatgccataacattatgatatctcatcagtttagccttacgtgaaaggcttgaaatacatctaatggatgtggttacaacttatATGTACGGTTCACTTGATAATAAAAtgtacatgaaaatccctgaagaatttaaaatgcctgaagcatattcaaattctcggaaaatgtactcaatcagattacaaagatctttgtacggtttaaagcaatctgggcgcatgtggtataatcgcctcagtaaatatttgctgaaagagggttacataaatgatgttatttgtccatatatttttataaagaaaatggcttcagaatttgttatacttgttatttatgttgatgacataaatcttgttggaactccagaagagctccaaaaggcaattgaatatcttaagaaagaatttgagatgaaagatcttggaaagacaaaactttgtcttggcctgcaaattgaatatttagtagatgggatctttatccatcaatctacctatacagaaagggtcttaaaacgcttttacatggacaaagcgcactcattgagtacaccaatggttgttcgatcacttgaagtgaataaagatttggTCCGTCCTTcaaaagaggatgaggaactccttggtcccgaagtaccctatcttagtgaaattggtgcactaatgtatcttgctaatgctacaaggcctgacatagcattttctgttaatttacttgcaagatatagttcttctcctatacagagacattggaacgggattaagcatatattgcgatatttaaagggaactcttgatatgagtttattttattctaacaaagaTAGTACAGATCTTGTtagttatgcagatgcaggttatttatctaatccccataaagctagatctcaaacagAGTACGTATTtatatgtggaggtactatcatatcatggcgctccacaaaataatctattgttgctactttttcaaatcatgctgaaataatagctattcatgaagcaagtagggaatgcgtatggttgagatcaataattcattttattcgagaaaaatgtggtttggaatgtgagaaaagacccacaattttatacgaagacaatactgcatgcatagcccaattgaagggaggatttataaaaggagatagaacgaagaatatttcaccaaaattattctacacacacgatcttcagaaaaatgatgacattgatgtgcaacaaatccgttcaagtgataatccggcagatttattcaccaaatctttaccaacttcaacttttgagaagatggtatacatgattggaatgcggagacttaaatatttgaaacaaggttttcatcaggggaagtaaaatacgcgatgtactctttttccttattaaggttttttcccacaggattttctttataaggtttttaatgaggcagctagaaatgcgtattactaaatatgtgtactctttttccttcactaggattttttccacggggtttttcctagtaaggttttaacgaggcacattatcttttaatgaatatccaagggagagtgttatgaatatattatattatggatgttcatttagtactctgttgtaaataagcttcctgaagaagtttatccatatgagactccgccataaatacatttatctatttagtactctattggaaataagcctcctgaataagtttatcctttcggtactccgttatggataaatattacccatgatagaagattatctatatctggcacaacagtttagagcagtagcttacaagcagcttacacagcagcttacacagcagcagcttacaagcagcttgcaatagcagcttgcagtagcagcttacacagcagcttcctttcttctataaatagaggagaattcagttcattatgtacagaagtttgaagtttgaataatatatcagtttctttctatacttgtctttattttacggtctttattttataacaattatGTATTTATAAAAGGTTAACTAAAAAATTGGTAAAGTTAATTTGGAACATTCCAGAGAGGCAGAGACCAAGCTAGAAAGACAAAATAGACAACAAGAAAATTGGATAACATCTTATCAAGTATGCCACGTGTCAACAATTTGAGTCCCCTCTATGCCTCGCTTTGCTGGACCAATAGTGATGGCcatttaaaatttaaataatagACCAAAATACTAGAGAATTAAACCAAATAAGAGTGCCAAGTAAATATTCCAGCAATCTTAATATTAATACCAAATAGTTCAAAATGCAACTTGTTAATTGCACACTTTCTACCTGAAACCGATTACAACCGGGAAAAAACATTTAGTCGTACTATTAATCTAACTTATTACTTATATCATAGTTAAATACTTTCTTTGTCCCCATTTATGTGACGGAGTACGGATTTTGAGAGCAAAACAATTTTTTTTATGGTATTTTTTTCGTGTTTTTTTagatattttgaattattaattattgtgacttgtagtattttttttatgtaattttcaaTTATAAAAATTTTGTTTCAAAAAACTTAAAGATTCTATGTCTAAATTTAcagtcaaaattaaaaaatttgacTCTCAAAATCCGAGCTCTGCCAGAGGGAGTAATAAAATAAGGTGAGGCGTATAAAACTTAATCATGATTAAGCGAAAACAATTTATGTGCAAATGCGTATCCATTATTTTGGTGCACACTCAAATAATTTTGTCTTTCCTAAAACCCGAGCATATCCTTTTTTTTGTTTCACATCATTTGTCCAATACTCGCATGGGAGAGCGACTAAATTCGTATTTGAAAATTTCACATTAAGAGATAAGTGCTCCCTAATAAAAGTAAATTTAATTTCATACCCAAGACCAGAGATTTTTAAAAGAGCATACCTACTCTTGGCATCAACTATATAAGTAGTCTAGCATGAGACGTGGAGATCAGTATACTAGCATTTAATTAAGGATCACCATATACGTACCCACTAAAACTCCTAAACTCTCTTCCATTTCTTTGATCAACATTCATTCTTGATTTTCCGACGATGCCGATCAGCCGGATAGCAATTGGAAGGCCGGAGGAAGCCACTCACCCCGACGCCTTAAAGGCGGCGTTGGCGGAGTTTATTTCCACCTTAATTTTCGTATTTGCAGGTTCAGGTTCAGGTGTAGCATTTAGCAAGTTGACTGGTGGTGGTGCTAACACACCTGCTGGTCTTATTGCTGCTGCTATTGCTCATGCTTTTGGGTTGTTCGTGGCGGTTTCCGTTGGCGCTAACATTTCCGGTGGACATGTTAACCCTGCTGTCACCTTTGGTGCGTTTGTTGGTGGTAATATTACACTTTTACGTGGAATTCTTTACTGGATTGCTCAGTTGCTTGGCTCTGTTGTTGCTTGCTTGCTTCTCAAGTTCACCACTGGTGGCTTGGTAAGTTATTTATTTCtctcttgtttttctttctttctttctacaTAACTAGTTTTTCTTTGATTAATAGAGTTTAATATGTTATTTTAATTTGTTTGTCCCAAAGAAATGTACAATATTTTTATCTTAAAAAGAAACACACACTATTGCTATTTGGAAAAAGTTTTTTCTTCAATCAtagaaaatttaattaattttaaaatttttaactaTACAGATTATAGTTTTTGATAAGTTCTATATACTCCCACTGTTTCGTTTGCTCTCTCCTTATATCCAAAAACTCAATAATGTTAACATCTCTAGTTTAATCTTTTGGTCTATCGTATATATAATTGGCTAATATATCAACATAATCATATTTGTGAAGACATGTGtcatttattgatttgatataaATATTCCGAGTGATAAGTTCTTACCCGTCGTCTTCTCAAATTTTGTTTCCAATCAAATATCACGGTATAAAATGAATAATGAGTACTTCCTCCTGTCCATAATAAGTAACTTTTTTGCCTCTTTATTTTAGCGTCAAAATAAGCATCCTTTTACATTATTATGAAAACATTAaccttatttttcaaaaaattgtcCTTATTTATATAATCGAAGGTGTCAAGTTAATAATATGCAAGTTTTAATTAAGGGTAATttagtcaatttttttttttttttttaggagtTAGTATTTGCTTAGGAAATGTATCAAAGATCAAAGAGTCACATATTGTGGATCGGAGGGAGTAACTTCTAAAAACTTAAATtttattacaaaaaaaataaagaaattaatgtTCAAATTCAAATAAAAGATTAATAGAGTACAAACTAACATTACATTATTTGACTTGGAATAAATAATGCAGGAGATAGGTGCATTCGGCTTGTCTGATGGAGTGGGTGTAGGAAACGCATTGGTACTTGAAATAGTAATGACATTTGGCCTAGTCTACACCGTGTACGCTACCGCAGTGGATCCAAATAAGGGTAGTTTGGGAACAATTGCACCAATTGCAATTGGTTTCATTGTTGGAGCCAATATTTTGGCTGGTGGGGCCTTTGATGGAGCGTCAATGAACCCAGCAGTTTCTTTCGGCCCAGCAGTTGTGAGCTGGAGCTGGGCCAACCACTGGGTTTACTGGGCTGGGCCTTTGATTGGTGGTGGGCTTGCTGGGCTTGTTTATGAGTTCTTCTTCATTAACCAGACCCATGAACCTTTGCCCCAATAAACAAAAATGTAAATGGTGAATTTTCTCTGTGTGATTTTGTTCTAAGGGGTTTTGTTATTCTCTGTTTGATTTGATTCACAATTGCCCTTGATTTGGGATGAACTTGGTTGTATTGTGTGATGCTGTTGGGGTGgggttgtgggggggggggggttgaaggGGTATTTATGTAATTCATGTGTTGGTTCCGTGTTTCAATTGTTCAGCTATTTTCATTCTATTGCATTTTCCTTTCGTTAATTGAGTTGCATCAATATTACACAAATAACCGGTCAGATTTACTGTATACTTTTCTTAGCCGGAATATATAGATTATAATTAGGGGTGCATATAGGTCGGGTtagttcgaattttttaattaccaaactaAATCAATTgtgtcgggttattaaatctaaagaccaaaccaaaccaataaaagtagGGTATTTTAATCTCCGGTTTTCTcgaatttttcggattttctggtatttttttttttcttcataaagtcttcatagcataaaaaaAATTTGTACtctatatatttcttcaattctagTAAGACAaaactatataaggtatttttcaagaaaataacataaaatatgagatgagtcatggcatTGTTCTAAAATATtgaacaataaagataataaaattgaataaaataaatattattaataagctaTAATAAAAATGAACATAATCTAGACTTATTAAGTTGTTAAGataagtacgactaataagtactgTTATTTACATGAGTAAATACTAACGAAAATAAGTTATACACTATCTAAAtcatgaaaaaaattaaaaaatagatatcTAACACTATTGTTATTCCTAGTGCAATTAAATTGAATGTCTTTTGTTAGTATTAATatagatttgattttggtttgggatttatttgagttagtaacatttatggactataaaacttaatGGAGCATTCAAAAATTACAGTAAGTTCAATCCTGAAATAAtctgttaaaagataaaactatgaaaaagtttaagaaatatttatcaaCTACGCTACAATCAATATTTTTATGTACTAAATATATTAAAAACTTCTATACATGTAATGTCGGGTTTGTTTGGTTTCgctttgattttttttagttataaccaaaccaaaccaattatggtcggatttTTTTTCCCAACACAAAACCAAATCACAAACCGAACCATAGTCGGGTTTCTTTTTTCGGTTTGACTCAGATTATTAGTTTGATGCGGTTTGTCAGTTTTTTTTGTACACCCCTAGATTATATATTGAGTATGCATGaactatacatatattatacattcgccaattattttttgtttaagcgattatttaggttaattcttttttattttaactcGCATAATAATACATGAGTGCAAAACATAATCTAAGTCTCCCTAATCCATATCATTAACGAGCGCAGGTCCACACCCTCCTTAATTTGCCATCTTGTTGGGAGCTTATTTTAATTTTTGGACACTTATATTAACTAGTAATGTGAAAAAGGGACTACAATAGCAATAGTAATGCCATATTTCAACAATTTGGCTGGAATCAGTATTTCAATGCGTATTTGAACAGTTATATATGGATAGGTCCTGATTTCTAATTCCCTGGCTCTCTCATGTAAGCTATTTGTTCTTTAGAGTAAAATGAAAAATAGGACTCCTTATCCTTTGGATTACGGACTAGTTGATACACAATCAAGAAAATATTAGGTTTTGCGGTAGCTAATAAGTTCTCTCTCCTGCTCTACTTCTGGAAGTGTTTttttagagaaaaaaaaaaactatccATATTACGTGTACAGGCAGAACAATATATCATAATAATTAGTCAATCAATTCTAGCATCAACAATATGGACTAATTCCGATCCGTTTTCCTTGAATAGAGACTAAAAGTATTGAAGCAGCTGGAAATAAGTAGTTGATTTTTTTGGTATTAAAATATGATGTTAAAGTGACATAGGGGTGACAAATGGACTGTTTGGGCTAAATTTGGACTGAACCAATAAATGAGTCATTGTCTAATCCAGTCCAAAACTTACTTGGGTTAAAATTGATTGGGTCAAGATTGACTAAACAATGTGTCAATGCCCAACCCGCCCAATTTCACCCGCCTACTTCATTTTTTATGCATGATTTGGTATCTGCTTTACATTTTTGATTCGCATATAGTTTAGACGAAATGTGATCAAGAATTATGAGACACATGGATATATTTCCTACATCGTTCTTTTGAGATAAAACTATAAAAATGAAAGTACATCATTTATCTCATTTTCTGAAATAGATAATTATTTAGGAAGTTAAGAACCAATCTCAGAAATCATTATTTAGAAAGTCAAAATAGCTTGTTAATtgattaaaattttcaaaacatttt containing:
- the LOC104110208 gene encoding aquaporin TIP1-1, with the protein product MPISRIAIGRPEEATHPDALKAALAEFISTLIFVFAGSGSGVAFSKLTGGGANTPAGLIAAAIAHAFGLFVAVSVGANISGGHVNPAVTFGAFVGGNITLLRGILYWIAQLLGSVVACLLLKFTTGGLEIGAFGLSDGVGVGNALVLEIVMTFGLVYTVYATAVDPNKGSLGTIAPIAIGFIVGANILAGGAFDGASMNPAVSFGPAVVSWSWANHWVYWAGPLIGGGLAGLVYEFFFINQTHEPLPQ